In Candidatus Nanopelagicales bacterium, one genomic interval encodes:
- a CDS encoding tyrosine-type recombinase/integrase translates to MEKSNSTAPREPWNKGKIVGQKAPFKLKDIWALRIRLQMEDRVRELALFNLGIDSKLRGCDLVALKVRDVCHGDQVATRAIVMQQKTRRPVQFEITSSTREALQAWIKQAALKSDDFLFPSRLHGSPHLGTRQYARILGHWVDELGLDRAEYGTHSLRRTKATLIYRRTKNLRAVQLLLGHSKLESTVRYLGVEVDDALEISEQTEI, encoded by the coding sequence ATGGAGAAATCAAATAGCACCGCTCCTCGCGAGCCCTGGAACAAAGGAAAAATCGTTGGACAGAAGGCCCCCTTCAAGCTGAAGGACATTTGGGCGCTCCGAATCCGTCTTCAGATGGAAGATCGAGTTCGAGAACTCGCACTTTTCAACCTCGGCATTGATAGCAAACTGCGTGGCTGTGACCTTGTGGCCTTGAAAGTGCGTGATGTGTGCCACGGCGATCAGGTGGCTACGCGCGCCATCGTGATGCAGCAAAAGACCAGGCGTCCCGTGCAGTTTGAGATCACGTCTTCCACGCGGGAGGCTCTTCAGGCGTGGATCAAGCAGGCCGCGCTGAAGTCAGATGACTTTCTTTTTCCAAGTCGCCTCCACGGTTCACCCCATTTGGGTACACGGCAATACGCGCGCATTCTTGGTCATTGGGTCGATGAATTGGGGTTGGATCGAGCCGAGTATGGGACCCACTCCTTGCGCAGGACCAAGGCGACGTTGATTTATCGCCGCACCAAGAACCTGCGTGCAGTGCAGTTACTGCTGGGGCACTCCAAGTTGGAATCGACCGTGAGGTACCTGGGCGTTGAGGTTGATGACGCGCTGGAAATCTCAGAGCAGACCGAAATCTGA
- a CDS encoding HAMP domain-containing sensor histidine kinase: protein MLLVVSLLWALLVAGVVRYVVRHEVNELMDQGLRESAEVLHSVLAVLHRQGQNQTIAQVHAEYEEHLVWQIVHVQTGEVVGQSHKAPAQPMLLTPDPQPRNTADGQWRVITFSFQNDPQHFLLVAQSEEERVESRTEATTYTLIGALLMSVLATALLSLLVRRELEPLFGLSRAVESYDPLRPETLPRVPERAELVPMAQAIRDLGGRLAQRIASERAFTAHAAHALRTPLAGIDAQLAIALKEAPESLRPRLTQSRAAAARLSRVMQALLTMFRSGSEPQRQIIRLSELLAPLAFDALQLDITSDKPLDADPDLLSAVLFNLIDNAQRHHAQKVELTATREAGINQLRLHDDGQGCPAEQLQQLRDALARQDYAASSGLKGLGLILADLVVRAHGGHIQLPTAAQGFCVELSWPAASQTQRSS from the coding sequence ATGCTGCTGGTCGTCTCCCTGTTGTGGGCGCTGTTGGTTGCCGGGGTGGTACGGTACGTGGTGCGCCATGAAGTCAATGAACTGATGGATCAGGGGCTGCGTGAATCAGCCGAAGTCCTGCACAGCGTGCTGGCTGTGCTGCATCGGCAAGGCCAGAACCAGACGATCGCACAGGTCCACGCCGAGTACGAGGAACATCTGGTCTGGCAGATCGTTCATGTCCAGACCGGCGAGGTGGTCGGGCAATCGCACAAGGCGCCCGCACAGCCTATGCTGCTGACGCCCGACCCGCAGCCGCGCAACACAGCCGACGGCCAGTGGCGCGTGATTACCTTCTCGTTTCAAAACGACCCGCAGCATTTCCTGCTGGTGGCGCAAAGCGAGGAAGAGCGGGTGGAGTCCCGCACGGAAGCTACGACCTACACCTTGATCGGCGCCTTGCTGATGAGCGTTCTGGCAACGGCACTGCTGAGTTTGCTGGTGCGCCGCGAACTCGAGCCGCTGTTCGGTCTTTCGCGCGCGGTGGAAAGCTATGACCCCCTACGGCCCGAGACCCTGCCCCGGGTGCCCGAGCGGGCCGAGCTGGTCCCGATGGCGCAGGCCATCCGTGACCTGGGCGGGCGGCTGGCGCAACGCATCGCAAGCGAGCGGGCCTTCACCGCCCATGCGGCCCATGCCTTGCGCACGCCGCTGGCTGGAATCGATGCCCAGCTGGCGATCGCGCTCAAGGAGGCCCCGGAATCCTTGCGCCCGCGCCTGACACAATCCCGCGCGGCGGCCGCTCGCCTGAGCCGCGTGATGCAAGCCTTGCTGACGATGTTCCGCAGTGGCAGCGAGCCGCAACGGCAAATCATCCGACTGTCCGAACTGCTCGCCCCGCTGGCTTTTGATGCGTTGCAGCTGGACATCACCAGCGACAAGCCACTGGACGCCGACCCTGACCTGCTCTCGGCCGTCCTGTTCAACCTGATCGACAACGCGCAACGCCACCACGCCCAGAAGGTGGAGCTGACTGCAACGAGAGAAGCCGGAATCAACCAATTGCGGCTGCACGACGACGGCCAAGGCTGCCCGGCCGAGCAATTGCAGCAGCTGCGCGACGCCTTGGCACGCCAGGACTACGCTGCCAGCAGCGGTCTCAAGGGACTCGGGCTGATCCTGGCTGATCTCGTGGTGAGAGCCCACGGGGGCCACATCCAGCTGCCCACCGCCGCACAGGGTTTCTGCGTCGAGCTGAGCTGGCCAGCTGCCAGCCAGACTCAACGATCCAGTTAG
- a CDS encoding response regulator transcription factor, with protein MRLLLLEDDITLGEGLRDYLLSDGYRVDWCTTLAQARLLISEPYDAWLLDWNLPDGSGVEWLKSLRAKGLKVPALMLTARDLLADRIQGLDSGADDFLVKPFAPEELSARLRSISRRVAGSAQRKAFGPVEVDLTAKAAWLDGRSVELTAREWSLLEALVLRAGRIVSRDDLEALVLGFDGELASNSIEVHIFKLRSKLGKALIETVRGLGYRIPSP; from the coding sequence ATGCGCCTGCTGCTGCTGGAAGATGACATCACCCTGGGCGAAGGCCTGCGCGACTACCTGCTTAGCGATGGTTACCGAGTCGATTGGTGCACTACGCTGGCCCAGGCCCGTTTGCTGATCAGCGAACCCTATGATGCCTGGCTTCTCGACTGGAACCTGCCGGATGGCTCGGGCGTCGAATGGCTCAAGTCCTTGCGTGCCAAGGGTCTCAAGGTTCCGGCCCTGATGCTGACTGCGCGTGACCTGCTGGCCGACCGTATCCAGGGCCTGGACAGCGGCGCAGACGATTTCCTGGTCAAGCCCTTCGCCCCAGAGGAACTCAGCGCACGCCTGCGGTCCATCTCGCGTCGGGTCGCAGGCAGTGCACAGCGCAAGGCCTTCGGCCCGGTAGAGGTTGACCTGACTGCCAAAGCAGCCTGGCTCGATGGACGCAGCGTGGAACTCACCGCCCGCGAGTGGTCTTTGCTGGAAGCGCTGGTTCTGCGTGCCGGTCGCATTGTCTCCAGGGACGACCTTGAAGCCCTGGTGCTGGGCTTCGATGGTGAGCTGGCCAGCAACTCGATCGAGGTGCATATCTTCAAGCTGCGTAGCAAGCTCGGCAAGGCCCTGATTGAAACCGTGCGCGGTCTGGGCTACCGGATTCCATCCCCCTGA
- a CDS encoding cytochrome b/b6 domain-containing protein, whose amino-acid sequence MSPDTAPPLTHPVKVWDPFVRLFHWSLVSCVLLNQFVLEAGETAHEWTGYVATALVLTRVVWGFIGSRHSRFADFFPTPGRLIRHFAALRQGQHPQYVGHNPLGALMMLALMAIVLALGTTGWMQTTDAYFGEEWLMELHKWLANGLLIAAGLHGVAAIVMGRIERVNLVRAMVTGVKQSY is encoded by the coding sequence ATGAGTCCAGATACTGCCCCCCCCCTCACCCATCCCGTGAAAGTCTGGGACCCCTTCGTTCGCCTGTTCCACTGGAGCCTGGTGAGTTGCGTGCTGCTGAACCAGTTCGTGCTGGAAGCGGGCGAGACCGCCCATGAGTGGACGGGCTATGTGGCCACCGCACTGGTGCTGACCCGGGTAGTGTGGGGCTTCATCGGCAGTCGGCACTCACGTTTTGCCGACTTCTTTCCCACTCCCGGTCGCCTGATCCGCCACTTCGCAGCCCTGCGGCAAGGACAGCATCCGCAATACGTGGGCCACAACCCGCTCGGCGCCTTGATGATGCTGGCTCTCATGGCCATTGTGCTGGCGCTTGGCACTACGGGCTGGATGCAAACCACCGATGCCTACTTTGGCGAGGAATGGCTCATGGAGCTCCACAAATGGCTTGCCAACGGCCTGCTGATCGCAGCCGGCCTGCATGGCGTAGCCGCCATTGTGATGGGCCGGATCGAGCGTGTGAATCTGGTGCGCGCCATGGTCACCGGCGTCAAGCAATCCTACTGA
- a CDS encoding PepSY domain-containing protein codes for MKLKLTALVLALGTTAAFAGPTCNVPQEKWMKEADFKAQMEKQGYQIKTFKVSKGKCYEIYGFDKDGKKVEIYFDPATGAELERK; via the coding sequence ATGAAACTGAAACTGACCGCTCTCGTTCTGGCCCTTGGTACCACTGCCGCCTTCGCCGGCCCGACCTGCAATGTCCCACAAGAGAAGTGGATGAAGGAAGCAGACTTCAAGGCACAGATGGAAAAGCAGGGCTACCAGATCAAGACCTTCAAGGTCAGCAAGGGCAAGTGCTACGAAATCTACGGCTTCGACAAGGACGGCAAGAAGGTCGAGATCTACTTCGATCCCGCCACTGGCGCCGAACTCGAGCGCAAGTGA
- the maiA gene encoding maleylacetoacetate isomerase, which produces MTNTARFELFSFWRTSATYRVRVAFNLKGVTPQEHTINLDAGEQRSEAFLKINPMGAIPALVDHGPGQPQTPLTQSLAILEFIEESFPTPALLPTDAHGRARVRSLAAMLAADTHPLITPRVKKYLTTQSGFDDAAWRAWQIHWFTTGLQALEQRLINEPSTGTFCHGDTPTIADICLASIIAVMRVFKIDVPGIPTVMRVMAACEQLEAFAAADPSRQVGAPKA; this is translated from the coding sequence ATGACCAACACCGCCCGATTTGAGCTCTTCTCTTTTTGGCGCACCTCCGCGACCTACCGCGTCCGCGTCGCCTTCAACCTCAAGGGCGTGACGCCGCAGGAGCACACCATCAACCTCGATGCCGGCGAGCAGCGCAGCGAGGCTTTCCTCAAGATCAACCCGATGGGCGCGATTCCGGCGCTCGTGGACCACGGTCCGGGTCAGCCGCAGACGCCCCTGACGCAGTCGCTGGCCATCCTGGAATTCATCGAGGAAAGCTTTCCGACGCCCGCGCTGCTGCCGACTGATGCGCACGGCCGCGCTCGGGTGCGCTCACTGGCTGCCATGCTGGCGGCGGACACGCACCCGTTGATCACCCCGCGGGTCAAGAAGTACCTCACCACCCAAAGCGGCTTCGATGATGCGGCCTGGCGTGCCTGGCAGATCCACTGGTTCACGACGGGCTTGCAGGCCTTGGAGCAACGGCTGATCAACGAGCCCAGCACCGGCACCTTCTGCCATGGCGACACGCCGACGATCGCCGACATTTGTCTGGCCAGCATCATCGCGGTGATGCGCGTGTTCAAGATCGACGTGCCGGGCATTCCGACCGTGATGCGGGTGATGGCGGCCTGCGAGCAGCTGGAGGCCTTCGCCGCGGCCGATCCAAGCCGGCAGGTGGGCGCACCGAAGGCCTGA
- a CDS encoding serine hydrolase, producing MTSSKTKATLDSVLTQTTQRHGGAPGVVAMATDRNGNFYEGASGTRELGQDRPMTTDSVFAIFSTTKALTGTCIMQLVEEGRISLTDDAGKYVPEIDQLQVLDGFGADGQPRTRAPRRKITVNDLMLHTSGLCYEFFSADDLKYRTAKNIPTVVSSSFDSIRTVLLHEPGAAWTYGVNIDWLGRIVEQQRGKRLGEVMKERIFGPLGMNEIGFQMTEAMKARRVTIHDRAADGKLTPLPDLVLPDPPPMDMGGQGLYATVGEYMKFIRMILNDGAGPNGRVLKAETVQQMSQDGLAALGLSVGGWTTSIPSLSNTGEFFPGTAKGWAYTFMTNRERTPSGRPANSLMWAGLANCFYWIDRSSGIGGYWATQILPFQDTASYPGFVEFETAVYHHR from the coding sequence GTGACGAGTTCAAAGACAAAGGCCACGCTGGACAGCGTGCTCACCCAAACCACCCAGCGCCATGGCGGCGCACCGGGCGTGGTGGCCATGGCGACGGACCGCAATGGCAACTTCTACGAGGGCGCCTCCGGGACGCGAGAGCTCGGACAGGATCGACCCATGACGACCGACAGCGTCTTTGCGATCTTCTCCACCACGAAGGCGCTGACCGGCACCTGCATCATGCAGCTGGTCGAGGAAGGCCGCATCTCGCTCACCGACGATGCCGGCAAGTACGTGCCCGAGATTGACCAGCTCCAGGTGCTCGACGGCTTTGGCGCTGACGGCCAGCCCCGCACGCGTGCGCCCAGGCGCAAGATCACCGTCAACGACCTGATGCTCCACACCTCGGGGCTGTGCTACGAGTTCTTCAGCGCCGATGACCTGAAGTACCGCACGGCCAAAAACATCCCGACGGTGGTGTCGAGCAGCTTCGATTCGATCCGCACGGTGCTGCTCCACGAGCCGGGCGCTGCGTGGACCTACGGCGTCAACATTGACTGGCTGGGGCGCATCGTCGAGCAGCAGCGCGGCAAGCGCCTGGGCGAGGTGATGAAGGAGCGCATCTTCGGGCCGCTGGGCATGAACGAGATCGGTTTCCAGATGACCGAGGCGATGAAGGCCCGGCGCGTGACGATCCACGATCGCGCGGCCGACGGCAAGCTGACCCCGCTGCCCGACCTGGTGCTGCCCGATCCGCCGCCGATGGACATGGGCGGCCAAGGCCTGTACGCCACGGTGGGCGAGTACATGAAGTTCATCCGCATGATCCTGAATGACGGCGCCGGGCCGAACGGCCGTGTGCTCAAGGCCGAGACCGTGCAGCAGATGTCGCAGGACGGCCTCGCCGCCCTCGGGCTGTCGGTTGGCGGGTGGACCACGTCGATCCCGTCGCTCAGCAACACCGGCGAGTTCTTCCCGGGCACCGCCAAGGGATGGGCCTACACCTTCATGACCAACCGCGAGCGCACGCCCTCGGGCCGCCCCGCCAACTCGCTGATGTGGGCCGGTCTGGCCAACTGCTTCTACTGGATCGACCGCAGCAGCGGGATCGGCGGCTACTGGGCGACCCAGATCCTGCCGTTCCAGGACACGGCGTCGTACCCAGGCTTTGTGGAGTTCGAGACGGCCGTCTATCATCACCGGTGA
- a CDS encoding AraC family transcriptional regulator encodes MEAIRNVLVTDVTGAPSTRHRLVASTDWDEVQHWCKQVYMPYDAAPVGLVRQPDSVLDAIRIGHFTLSRFSYGVPVHLTGFAAEAGTGLVLTTLRGAIRHWSSGREYANTGVGEAFLVDNSRTHYWLDADPHHLQVNLTFQHDAMAALHERWFGAPADERMWARKFRFGGAQSSWISLLSYVCRCITEMPDAVEQGPLGRHLEEMIGLHLLTLWRQQLESPQEPTVHRLVPRHVLLAEQHMRDHAQHAPTLSELARSAGVSVRTLNAAFREFRGCTPMQCLRDIRLNGVRAELLVASPQTKVRDVAEAWGYANLGMFAASYRNRFGESPSTTLSRR; translated from the coding sequence ATGGAAGCGATCCGCAACGTCCTGGTCACCGACGTCACCGGTGCCCCCAGCACCCGCCACCGTCTGGTGGCGTCGACGGATTGGGACGAGGTGCAGCACTGGTGCAAGCAGGTCTACATGCCGTATGACGCGGCGCCGGTCGGGCTCGTGCGGCAGCCCGACTCGGTGCTCGACGCCATCCGCATCGGGCACTTCACGCTCAGCCGCTTCAGCTACGGCGTGCCAGTGCACCTGACCGGTTTTGCCGCGGAGGCCGGCACCGGCCTGGTCCTCACGACCCTGCGTGGCGCCATTCGGCACTGGTCGAGCGGGCGGGAGTATGCGAACACGGGGGTTGGCGAAGCCTTCCTCGTGGACAACTCGCGCACCCACTACTGGCTCGATGCCGATCCGCATCATCTGCAGGTCAACCTGACCTTCCAGCATGATGCGATGGCCGCGCTCCACGAACGCTGGTTCGGCGCGCCGGCTGATGAGCGGATGTGGGCCCGCAAGTTCCGCTTCGGCGGTGCGCAGTCCAGCTGGATCAGCCTGTTGTCCTACGTGTGCCGCTGCATCACCGAGATGCCGGACGCGGTGGAGCAGGGTCCGCTGGGGCGACACCTGGAGGAGATGATCGGGCTGCACCTGTTGACGTTGTGGCGACAGCAGCTGGAGAGCCCTCAGGAGCCGACTGTGCACCGACTGGTGCCTCGCCATGTGCTGCTGGCCGAACAGCACATGCGAGACCATGCTCAGCACGCGCCCACCTTGAGCGAACTGGCGCGGAGTGCCGGCGTCAGCGTGCGCACCCTCAATGCCGCGTTTCGGGAGTTCAGGGGCTGCACGCCGATGCAGTGCCTGCGCGACATCCGCCTGAACGGCGTGCGCGCAGAGCTGCTGGTGGCCTCTCCACAGACCAAGGTTCGAGACGTGGCCGAAGCCTGGGGCTACGCCAACCTCGGCATGTTTGCCGCCAGCTACCGCAACCGGTTCGGCGAATCGCCCTCGACGACGCTTTCTCGGCGCTGA
- a CDS encoding tyrosine-type recombinase/integrase, which yields MDTEGQTAHREPWNKDKIVGQKAPFKVKDIWALRVRLQMQGRVRELALFNLGIDSKLRGCDLVALKVRDVTHGDQVATRAIVMQHKTKRPVQFEITGVTRDALQAWIKKSELKSDDFLFPSRLHDSPHLGTRQYARILGHWVDELGLDRSEYGTHSMRRTKATLIYRRTKNLRAVQLLLGHSKLESTVRYLGIEVDDALEISEQTEI from the coding sequence ATGGATACCGAAGGCCAAACCGCGCACCGCGAGCCGTGGAACAAAGACAAGATCGTTGGGCAGAAGGCACCCTTTAAGGTGAAAGACATCTGGGCACTGCGCGTACGCCTTCAGATGCAAGGGCGGGTTCGTGAGCTCGCGCTGTTCAACCTAGGCATTGACAGCAAACTTCGCGGATGCGATCTCGTTGCACTTAAAGTGCGCGACGTGACACATGGTGATCAGGTGGCTACGCGGGCCATCGTCATGCAGCACAAGACCAAACGACCGGTCCAGTTCGAGATCACAGGAGTCACCCGTGATGCCCTGCAAGCATGGATCAAAAAGTCCGAGCTGAAGTCAGATGACTTCCTCTTCCCAAGCCGACTTCACGATTCACCACATTTGGGAACCAGGCAGTACGCGCGGATTCTTGGGCACTGGGTGGACGAACTTGGGTTGGATCGATCAGAGTACGGGACCCATTCAATGCGCAGGACAAAGGCGACCTTGATCTATCGCCGGACCAAGAATCTGCGGGCCGTGCAGTTGCTGCTCGGCCATTCGAAACTTGAGTCCACGGTGAGGTACCTGGGTATCGAGGTCGACGATGCCCTTGAGATCTCCGAGCAGACAGAGATCTGA